A region from the Vicia villosa cultivar HV-30 ecotype Madison, WI linkage group LG3, Vvil1.0, whole genome shotgun sequence genome encodes:
- the LOC131656700 gene encoding uncharacterized protein LOC131656700 — protein MAANRTSNGDSFEEKEGKAVYTPNDDNTTGNGNGDVVITPTKETGCISTSSTKRTRGSKIFPKEWTENWEVKEKLRSDGSKIEKSYRHKKEGFTCRSFKAVEDYEKYGTLPKRKRKEKEIINVKEEVKEKEIVNVKEDVEEELSKKKKEEAELNRIRVEKFLADAHYNLLHWFD, from the exons ATGGCTGCAAATCGAACTTCAAATGGTGATAGTTTTGAAGAAAAG GAAGGTAAAGCAGTGTACACCCCAAATGATGATAATACTACTGGTAATGGCAATGGTGATGTCGTCATAACTCCAACAAAAGag ACTGGATGCATATCTACTTCATCAACAAAAAGAACAAGAGGTTCTAAAATCTTTCCAAAAGAATGGACTGAAAATTGGGAAGTTAAAGAGAAGCTACGAAGCGACGGATCTAAAATTGAGAAG TCATATCGTCATAAGAAAGAAGGTTTTACTTGCCGTTCTTTCAAAGCTGTGGAAGATTATGAAAAATATGGAACACTTCCCAAacgcaaaagaaaagaaaaagaaatcatCAATGTTAAAGAAGAAgtcaaagaaaaagaaatcgTCAATGTTAAAGAAGACGTCGAA GAGGAACTTTCtaagaagaaaaaagaagaagctGAACTTAATCGAATCCGTGTTGAAAAGTTCCTTGCAGATGCTCATTACAATTTACTTCACTGGTTTGACTAA